A stretch of Candidatus Eisenbacteria bacterium DNA encodes these proteins:
- a CDS encoding ParB N-terminal domain-containing protein: MNDIVFVRIEELKEHEEIRPDYLEELKNEILSDGILKMPIAVDRKTYIILDGHHRLHALKRIGCTQIPVVFVDYQSPDIQVIGWKEGEKVTKELVLDRALSGRRMPSKTSKHISAIEIVINIPLEKLK, translated from the coding sequence ATGAATGATATTGTTTTCGTCAGAATAGAAGAATTGAAAGAACACGAAGAGATTCGGCCCGATTATCTGGAGGAATTGAAAAATGAGATCCTGTCGGATGGCATCTTGAAAATGCCCATCGCTGTAGACAGGAAGACTTATATTATTTTGGACGGGCATCATCGGCTCCATGCCTTGAAGAGAATCGGCTGCACTCAAATCCCAGTCGTTTTTGTTGATTACCAATCACCAGATATTCAGGTCATTGGCTGGAAAGAAGGGGAGAAGGTCACAAAAGAGTTAGTCCTCGATAGGGCGTTATCAGGCAGGCGAATGCCTTCAAAAACATCGAAACACATCTCCGCCATCGAGATAGTGATCAATATACCGCTGGAAAAATTGAAATAA
- a CDS encoding MmgE/PrpD family protein — MVPKNHTGPTAEISSYIVRTRYEDIPPEIVAFAKLCILDSVGCSIGGSHIRPGRIAAELWAELGGKSESTIFFTGQTVPCLHASYINSHLANVLDYDDTDIGHPGACIVPPAIAVAERIGATGKELITAVILGYEVYRRIAWAIRPSPERYRRVRAFNAQSFGAVTAAASLLGLDEHTATIAFGLAGANSRVPAGLKSGHGERPMSWVKNNCGWASMGGVLAALMAEKGYIASRTILDGDTGFWIMAGSDQCDFAAVTEALGEKSQILQTSFKPYPCCRYMHTTLDALCMIRGRYGVDLNRVDKIHVASFSRLRDFLDCQPASVVDAQFSLPYTLGMVALGIPPGYQWLTEENLRNPAALRIGSKVIYELDQEAERIFFEKEQYRSTVTVKVGSLQYVERSEQPLGSPSNPLTETQLHNKFLDLAEPIIGSQRAKRLLDGICSLEQLHSISILFR, encoded by the coding sequence ATGGTTCCAAAGAATCACACTGGCCCCACAGCCGAGATTAGCAGTTATATCGTTCGGACCAGATACGAAGATATTCCACCTGAAATCGTTGCCTTTGCTAAACTCTGTATCCTCGATTCGGTAGGCTGCTCCATCGGGGGCTCACATATTAGACCCGGTCGAATCGCCGCGGAACTGTGGGCCGAATTGGGAGGGAAATCCGAATCAACCATTTTTTTCACAGGCCAGACCGTGCCATGCCTTCATGCATCATACATCAATTCTCATTTGGCCAATGTCCTTGATTACGACGATACGGATATCGGTCATCCAGGAGCGTGCATCGTGCCACCTGCGATTGCAGTTGCAGAAAGGATTGGTGCCACCGGCAAGGAACTGATCACGGCAGTCATCTTAGGTTATGAAGTTTACCGACGCATCGCTTGGGCGATCCGTCCATCGCCAGAACGTTATCGAAGGGTGAGGGCCTTCAATGCTCAGTCCTTCGGTGCCGTAACTGCGGCCGCATCTCTCCTTGGCCTCGATGAGCACACAGCGACAATTGCTTTTGGATTGGCTGGTGCCAACAGTCGAGTGCCTGCAGGACTAAAATCCGGCCATGGTGAACGACCCATGAGTTGGGTAAAGAATAACTGCGGGTGGGCGTCAATGGGCGGTGTTTTGGCTGCCCTAATGGCAGAGAAAGGTTACATTGCTAGCCGGACGATCTTGGACGGTGACACCGGCTTTTGGATTATGGCTGGGTCCGATCAGTGTGACTTCGCTGCTGTGACCGAAGCCTTAGGGGAAAAATCTCAAATTCTGCAAACTTCGTTCAAACCTTATCCCTGTTGTAGGTATATGCACACTACGCTTGATGCGCTCTGCATGATAAGGGGAAGATATGGGGTGGATTTGAATAGAGTTGATAAGATCCATGTAGCCTCCTTCAGTCGCCTCCGAGATTTCTTGGATTGTCAGCCGGCCAGCGTGGTAGATGCTCAATTCAGCCTCCCCTACACACTCGGCATGGTAGCATTGGGCATTCCTCCAGGGTATCAGTGGTTAACCGAAGAAAACCTACGGAATCCTGCAGCACTCCGAATCGGCAGTAAAGTGATCTATGAGTTGGACCAGGAGGCTGAAAGGATTTTTTTTGAGAAGGAACAGTATCGGAGTACCGTTACTGTGAAGGTTGGAAGCCTACAGTATGTGGAGCGGTCGGAGCAGCCTTTGGGAAGTCCGTCTAATCCCTTAACCGAAACGCAGTTGCATAACAAATTTCTTGACCTTGCAGAGCCCATCATCGGCTCACAGCGTGCAAAGCGCTTACTTGATGGGATTTGCAGTTTGGAACAACTGCACTCAATCTCAATACTCTTTCGCTAA
- a CDS encoding hydantoinase B/oxoprolinase family protein produces the protein MKGEMDPMRLEILWTRLTSMVDEAATALVRTAFSAIVRDANDYGCALFDAEYNLLAQSTFGTPGFLGALPIAMKIIGRTFPPEMLRPGDVLIANDPWICTGHLNDITVVTPIYFRGRPVAYSTCTAHEMDIGGRIAIAETREVFEEGLFIPILKLYEEGHANETLFKMIRANVRVPDYVIGDLRAQLAANDVMASRLCRLLEEYNMEDVQELSCEIISRTEATVRRNISQLPEGTYSREVMIDKFDEKPITIAIAVKLKDGEVVIDYTGSSPQISRGVNVCFNYTRSYTTFAVKCAVSPLVPNNEGGLRPIKVIAPEGSILNARFPAPVNSRTNVGQFLPEIVFGTLAPLTPDRVIAGCGGAPIWAARFTGQLQTGRQFMIFCVSRGGLGARPTCDGVSTLAFPSNTVATPVEIVEGDAPVIYEKKELIQDSAGAGKYRGGFGQHVVVRVLDGDLAPASHVIASVKGGRLHYPVPGLLGGKDAPKGVINVDGETFQISGQQVILKPGSYVELLTPGGGGYGDPMDRDPALVEEDIRNGLVSTQAAKTDYGVVTDERGWKVDREATRKVRAVKGG, from the coding sequence ATGAAGGGTGAGATGGATCCCATGCGACTGGAAATTCTCTGGACGAGGCTGACATCGATGGTGGATGAAGCAGCGACTGCTCTGGTGCGGACCGCCTTCTCGGCCATTGTCCGAGATGCGAATGACTACGGATGTGCACTCTTCGATGCCGAGTACAATCTTCTGGCTCAATCTACTTTTGGCACGCCAGGTTTCTTGGGGGCCTTGCCGATTGCCATGAAGATCATCGGCCGGACCTTTCCACCCGAGATGCTTAGGCCTGGTGATGTCCTTATCGCAAACGACCCGTGGATATGTACAGGACACCTCAACGATATCACCGTGGTGACGCCGATCTATTTTCGAGGACGCCCCGTGGCTTACTCCACTTGTACGGCCCATGAGATGGATATTGGCGGTCGCATTGCCATTGCCGAGACGAGGGAGGTCTTTGAAGAGGGCCTCTTCATCCCTATCCTGAAGCTCTACGAAGAGGGCCACGCAAACGAAACCTTATTTAAGATGATCCGGGCCAATGTTCGTGTCCCGGACTATGTCATTGGAGACCTACGGGCCCAGTTGGCCGCTAACGACGTGATGGCGAGCCGCCTCTGTCGGCTTCTGGAGGAGTACAATATGGAAGACGTCCAGGAGCTAAGTTGCGAGATCATCAGCCGTACGGAGGCTACTGTCCGAAGGAATATCAGTCAGTTGCCGGAAGGTACTTACAGTCGTGAGGTCATGATTGATAAGTTCGATGAGAAGCCGATCACGATCGCTATTGCCGTGAAGCTGAAGGATGGCGAGGTGGTAATTGACTACACAGGCTCCTCACCGCAAATCTCTAGGGGGGTCAACGTTTGCTTCAACTATACGCGTTCCTATACAACCTTTGCCGTAAAATGCGCTGTCAGCCCTCTCGTACCCAATAACGAGGGCGGTCTCCGGCCGATAAAGGTGATTGCGCCGGAGGGGTCCATTCTTAACGCCCGCTTCCCGGCACCGGTTAATTCGCGAACCAATGTGGGACAGTTCCTGCCTGAGATCGTTTTTGGCACTCTGGCCCCTTTGACTCCCGACCGGGTGATCGCCGGGTGTGGTGGCGCACCGATTTGGGCCGCAAGATTCACTGGCCAATTGCAGACCGGCCGGCAGTTCATGATCTTCTGTGTGTCCCGAGGCGGTCTGGGGGCCAGACCCACTTGTGACGGGGTTTCCACACTGGCTTTTCCGAGTAATACGGTTGCCACGCCAGTGGAGATCGTGGAAGGTGATGCGCCCGTCATTTATGAGAAGAAAGAGCTCATCCAGGACTCGGCAGGCGCGGGGAAGTACAGAGGTGGTTTTGGACAGCACGTGGTCGTGCGGGTGTTAGATGGTGACCTTGCACCGGCCAGCCATGTCATTGCCAGCGTTAAGGGAGGCCGCCTCCACTATCCGGTCCCTGGGCTCCTCGGTGGGAAAGATGCCCCGAAAGGTGTCATCAATGTTGATGGGGAGACCTTCCAGATCTCAGGCCAGCAGGTCATCCTAAAACCGGGTAGCTACGTGGAACTCCTTACCCCGGGCGGTGGAGGGTATGGCGACCCAATGGATCGAGATCCAGCGCTAGTCGAGGAGGACATCCGGAACGGCCTCGTCTCCACCCAAGCAGCTAAAACTGACTATGGCGTCGTCACTGATGAAAGGGGCTGGAAAGTTGACAGGGAGGCCACTCGGAAGGTGCGAGCCGTCAAAGGAGGTTGA
- a CDS encoding hydantoinase/oxoprolinase family protein, translating to MTSEKGRYRLGCDIGGTFTDFFLIDQATGEIAVEKCLTTPADPSKGVLDGVERLAGRRKGFLLDTESILHGTTLVINAIIERKGARTGLLTTRGFRDVLEIGREMRYDIYDIFIEFPKPLVPRYLRQEVTERTYHNGQIIIPLDADDLARVLAELRRHYVESIAVCFLHNYANPFNEKKAKALLAELAPDIPVSISSEVLPEVREYERTTTTVVNAYVKPLTASYTSRLLEGLVNLGFQGQLLIMLSSGGMTSAETATEFPVRIVESGPAAGAIAAAYVGKLAGYEDLLSFDMGGTTAKGCVIRQGKVDKSLTVEVARVHRFKRGSGIPLRIPVIDLVEIGAGGGSIARVKEMGLMRVGPESAGAQPGPACYGLGGQEPTVSDADLVLGYLDAHYFLGGQMRLDDEAARKAILEKVALPLGLTLVKAAWGIHELVTENMAAAIRIHMAEKAVDPSKFTLVAFGGAGPVHAYGLAKRLGIQRILIPPSAGIASAFGLLVSPVSFDLVRTYRSPITDLNLKQVEAMYKEMESEARTFILKADKMAQVTFSRSFDICYLGQNYSVNVPVPSGGLIPSKETIRDQFEKVYLSLYGRVYTDIEAQLMNLRLVAQSAAPLLRLHKLRLERGSQGDVVPKGRRMAYSDRHKGFLEHLVYDRYSLGPGSRLVGPAIIEEHESTTIVGSGGVVTVDDYGTLVITLEEEMR from the coding sequence ATGACATCGGAAAAAGGGCGTTACAGGCTTGGTTGCGACATAGGCGGGACATTTACCGACTTTTTCTTAATAGACCAAGCCACCGGAGAAATTGCGGTGGAGAAGTGCCTGACCACCCCTGCGGACCCTTCCAAGGGAGTGCTCGATGGAGTGGAACGCCTGGCAGGCCGGAGGAAAGGTTTTCTTCTTGATACTGAGAGTATCCTCCATGGCACGACCCTAGTGATCAATGCGATTATCGAGCGCAAGGGGGCGCGGACAGGATTGTTGACCACAAGGGGTTTCCGCGACGTCCTAGAGATCGGCAGGGAGATGCGCTACGACATTTACGACATCTTTATCGAGTTTCCCAAACCGCTTGTCCCAAGATACCTGCGGCAGGAGGTGACCGAAAGGACCTATCACAATGGTCAGATAATCATTCCCCTCGATGCAGATGACCTGGCCCGGGTCTTGGCGGAATTGCGTCGGCATTACGTGGAGTCGATTGCGGTCTGTTTTCTCCATAACTATGCCAATCCGTTCAATGAAAAGAAGGCGAAGGCATTGCTCGCCGAACTTGCACCAGATATCCCTGTTTCCATATCCAGCGAGGTGCTGCCAGAGGTTCGGGAATATGAACGGACGACAACAACCGTTGTCAATGCCTATGTAAAACCCCTTACGGCGAGCTATACTTCGAGGCTTCTCGAAGGATTGGTGAACCTCGGCTTCCAGGGACAGCTCCTGATCATGCTCTCGAGCGGGGGCATGACATCGGCTGAGACAGCTACGGAATTCCCCGTTCGAATCGTTGAGTCGGGTCCTGCCGCAGGGGCTATTGCCGCTGCTTATGTGGGCAAGCTGGCAGGCTATGAGGATCTTCTCTCCTTCGATATGGGGGGGACGACAGCCAAAGGATGTGTGATACGGCAGGGAAAAGTTGACAAGTCTCTGACCGTCGAGGTTGCTCGGGTACACCGATTCAAGAGAGGGAGCGGTATTCCATTGCGGATACCTGTTATTGATCTCGTCGAGATCGGCGCCGGGGGTGGAAGTATTGCTCGGGTCAAGGAGATGGGGCTGATGCGAGTGGGGCCTGAGAGTGCAGGTGCCCAGCCAGGGCCGGCCTGTTATGGACTCGGTGGCCAAGAACCCACTGTATCCGATGCGGACCTTGTCCTTGGATACCTGGACGCACACTACTTCCTAGGAGGTCAGATGCGTCTCGACGATGAGGCTGCTCGAAAGGCCATTTTGGAAAAAGTGGCGCTGCCCCTAGGTTTGACGTTGGTCAAGGCGGCATGGGGAATTCATGAACTGGTAACTGAGAATATGGCCGCAGCCATACGGATACACATGGCAGAGAAGGCAGTGGATCCGAGCAAGTTCACCTTGGTGGCCTTTGGTGGTGCTGGTCCGGTCCACGCTTATGGACTTGCGAAGCGGCTCGGCATCCAACGGATCCTCATCCCTCCCTCAGCTGGCATTGCTTCAGCCTTCGGATTGCTCGTTTCTCCCGTGTCATTCGACCTCGTGCGGACTTATCGATCTCCAATTACTGACCTCAATCTGAAGCAAGTGGAGGCAATGTATAAAGAAATGGAATCGGAGGCAAGAACGTTTATCTTGAAGGCGGATAAGATGGCGCAGGTGACCTTCAGTCGTTCCTTCGATATCTGCTATCTGGGGCAGAACTATTCCGTAAATGTACCCGTCCCATCCGGGGGCCTTATCCCATCAAAGGAAACGATTCGGGACCAGTTCGAGAAGGTTTACTTGTCCCTCTATGGCCGTGTCTATACCGACATTGAGGCACAGCTGATGAACCTGCGTTTAGTGGCGCAGAGTGCTGCGCCGCTCCTAAGACTGCACAAGCTCCGGCTCGAGAGAGGCAGTCAAGGAGATGTGGTGCCCAAAGGGCGGAGAATGGCATACTCGGATCGCCACAAAGGGTTTTTGGAACACCTAGTCTACGATCGTTACTCTCTTGGGCCAGGGAGCCGATTGGTTGGGCCAGCAATTATCGAAGAACACGAGTCCACCACCATCGTCGGGTCGGGTGGTGTGGTCACTGTAGATGACTACGGCACTCTCGTCATTACACTTGAAGAGGAAATGAGATGA
- a CDS encoding MmgE/PrpD family protein, with protein sequence MKEKDLTPTATEKLADYVARLNYEDLPEDVVGLAKSCLLDILGCAISGGVDEMTARAAKGAVKCHSGGDATAWAICQRASAPGAAMANAICAETSDFTYALGGTAILPAVLAVAEKEGIGGREVIVAIVAGHEVMWRIHKAVNQFSLQQRGFYPQGVCASFGPAAAVAKLLGLDAKATASAIGLAAGAGIGIRAYAAEGLRTKQFYLGTASASGVTIGYLAQAGMPSARLSLEAKGSGFFTTYAGTDYDVGGTSYKLGEEFLLRRTAFKLYPACRYVHTSIDAARRLASLVKPQEVERIEVRVPLMAAQVAGDRPVRSTYDAQFSIPWTVAVTLIDGTGLNGDQVSATRIQDRQVLALAQKVRVEADPELDRMLHGDLPPVVISCRMRILCRDGTEHSALVEYARGSAENPPTKEELHGKFEHLVEGLVSSAQAKKIEALVEDLEHLGDISSLIATASTRT encoded by the coding sequence TTGAAGGAGAAGGACTTGACGCCGACAGCAACTGAGAAACTCGCCGATTACGTGGCTCGCTTGAACTACGAGGATCTTCCCGAGGATGTGGTGGGGCTGGCCAAAAGCTGTCTCCTCGACATCTTGGGATGTGCCATTTCTGGCGGCGTCGATGAGATGACCGCTCGTGCCGCCAAAGGAGCGGTGAAATGCCATTCAGGAGGAGATGCGACAGCTTGGGCCATCTGCCAGCGGGCATCCGCCCCCGGGGCTGCTATGGCCAATGCGATTTGTGCAGAGACTTCGGATTTTACCTATGCCCTGGGAGGAACTGCCATCCTTCCAGCGGTCCTTGCGGTGGCTGAGAAGGAGGGAATTGGTGGAAGAGAGGTCATTGTCGCCATTGTGGCGGGCCATGAGGTGATGTGGCGGATCCACAAAGCGGTAAACCAGTTTTCCTTACAGCAACGGGGGTTCTATCCTCAGGGTGTTTGTGCCTCTTTTGGACCTGCGGCCGCTGTCGCCAAACTCCTGGGTCTCGACGCAAAGGCCACGGCGAGTGCCATCGGGCTTGCCGCAGGAGCAGGCATTGGGATCAGGGCTTACGCCGCTGAAGGGCTGCGGACGAAGCAGTTTTATCTCGGCACAGCTTCTGCGAGTGGGGTTACCATCGGATACCTCGCACAGGCCGGTATGCCGTCGGCTCGCCTTTCCCTCGAAGCTAAGGGATCCGGGTTCTTCACGACCTACGCCGGAACGGACTACGATGTCGGTGGGACTTCGTATAAGCTTGGGGAGGAGTTTCTGCTGAGACGCACCGCCTTTAAGTTGTACCCCGCTTGTCGGTATGTCCATACGAGCATCGATGCGGCGCGAAGGCTGGCGTCCCTTGTGAAACCCCAAGAAGTGGAACGTATCGAGGTTCGGGTTCCGTTGATGGCAGCACAGGTTGCGGGTGATAGGCCTGTGAGGAGCACCTATGACGCCCAATTCAGCATCCCCTGGACTGTGGCTGTGACCCTAATAGACGGGACTGGCCTGAATGGAGATCAGGTCAGTGCGACTCGCATCCAGGACCGGCAGGTACTCGCGTTAGCTCAGAAAGTGAGGGTGGAAGCCGACCCTGAACTGGACAGGATGTTACATGGAGACTTGCCCCCAGTGGTCATCTCATGCCGGATGAGGATCCTTTGCAGGGATGGGACTGAACACTCAGCTTTGGTAGAGTATGCCCGTGGCTCCGCCGAGAATCCACCTACGAAAGAAGAACTACATGGAAAGTTTGAGCATCTTGTCGAAGGTCTTGTTAGCTCCGCACAAGCCAAGAAGATCGAAGCGTTGGTGGAGGATTTGGAGCACCTTGGAGACATTTCATCCCTCATCGCTACAGCATCAACAAGGACTTGA
- a CDS encoding FAD-dependent oxidoreductase has product MRSYDVVIIGAGAAGAVAAVSAAAKGARVAVLSKEPAGYGNTRISGGGMAAPVLSDEDSPQSFLDDILEAGDHINNEELARVVAENAVLAAAVLEGCGHLFIRDADGRATGSSIPRGGHSHPRSLLSGPAQGVSMARALRDALACSGVDVLEDHIATRILVPMGKVEGIVGLNYLTGNPVSLGTAGVVIATGGAGWIFYPHTDVVRFATGDGYALALDAGAELVDMEQVQFLPFGLTHPVALAGVRCGEASIAGPRGRLLNGQGKVVLEKVNRMSRAQLSRAIAQEMYKGNVTEHGGLLLDLSPNLECEEDRRIYEERRRLGLLDQVRLAYGLRAYRLEEPWDVAPTAHFQMGGVRADSWGRTAVPNLFVAGEAMGGTHGSNRLAAIGLTEALVMGLRVGKSVGDKRLANEVSSLAKGEADKEMERLNGLFGACGQHRPVDLHRRLQKIMWEKVGLVRTEEGLKEALNQLSAIEAEMEDLQASPVRICNGEVRDALELPMMLTTAKAITLSALVRGETRGSHLRIDHPELDDSRWLCNVIVQVERGQMATRVEPKRCN; this is encoded by the coding sequence ATGCGATCTTATGATGTTGTCATCATCGGAGCGGGTGCTGCAGGGGCTGTTGCTGCCGTCTCGGCCGCGGCCAAAGGAGCAAGGGTGGCCGTTTTGAGTAAAGAGCCAGCAGGTTACGGAAATACACGTATCTCTGGTGGTGGCATGGCTGCTCCGGTTCTCTCTGATGAAGACAGCCCTCAAAGTTTCCTGGATGACATATTGGAGGCTGGAGATCATATTAATAATGAGGAACTGGCACGAGTTGTGGCCGAAAACGCAGTCCTAGCGGCTGCAGTGCTGGAGGGGTGTGGACACCTGTTTATCAGAGATGCGGACGGCCGAGCCACCGGATCGTCAATCCCTCGAGGAGGTCACAGCCATCCTCGGAGCTTGTTGAGCGGTCCAGCCCAGGGAGTATCTATGGCCCGAGCTCTCCGGGACGCCCTCGCCTGTAGTGGTGTGGATGTGTTGGAAGACCACATTGCCACTCGGATTCTCGTGCCCATGGGCAAGGTGGAGGGGATTGTGGGCCTGAACTACCTGACGGGGAATCCAGTCTCCCTTGGCACTGCGGGCGTCGTCATCGCCACTGGGGGGGCGGGCTGGATCTTCTATCCTCATACCGATGTCGTTCGTTTCGCCACGGGGGATGGCTACGCCTTGGCCTTGGACGCAGGTGCAGAACTCGTCGACATGGAGCAAGTCCAGTTTCTCCCTTTCGGCCTCACCCATCCAGTAGCGCTGGCAGGCGTGAGGTGTGGAGAGGCCTCCATAGCTGGCCCCCGAGGGAGGCTGCTCAATGGTCAGGGGAAAGTCGTTTTGGAAAAGGTGAACCGGATGAGTCGGGCCCAACTCTCCAGGGCCATTGCCCAAGAGATGTACAAGGGGAACGTCACAGAGCATGGAGGGCTGCTACTCGATCTTTCGCCTAACCTGGAATGTGAGGAGGATAGAAGGATTTATGAAGAGCGTCGTAGACTCGGGCTCCTCGACCAGGTAAGGTTAGCGTACGGGTTAAGGGCCTACCGATTAGAGGAGCCATGGGATGTCGCTCCGACAGCCCATTTCCAGATGGGTGGCGTCCGAGCAGACTCGTGGGGGAGAACTGCTGTGCCTAATCTTTTTGTCGCGGGTGAGGCCATGGGTGGCACCCACGGCAGCAACAGACTCGCCGCAATAGGCCTCACAGAGGCTCTCGTTATGGGGCTGCGCGTCGGTAAGTCGGTGGGCGATAAGAGGTTGGCAAACGAGGTCTCTTCTTTGGCCAAGGGCGAGGCTGATAAAGAGATGGAGCGCCTGAATGGCCTTTTTGGGGCCTGCGGTCAGCACAGGCCAGTCGATCTTCACCGAAGACTTCAGAAGATCATGTGGGAGAAGGTCGGTTTGGTAAGGACTGAGGAGGGGCTGAAAGAAGCCTTGAATCAGCTTTCGGCGATAGAGGCCGAGATGGAAGACCTTCAGGCTAGTCCTGTTCGAATCTGCAATGGCGAGGTTCGGGACGCTCTGGAGCTCCCAATGATGCTGACAACGGCCAAAGCCATCACGCTTTCTGCCTTGGTCCGGGGCGAAACGCGGGGGTCGCACCTTCGGATCGACCACCCGGAGCTCGACGATTCCCGCTGGCTGTGTAACGTGATTGTCCAGGTAGAGAGGGGGCAGATGGCCACGCGTGTTGAACCCAAGAGGTGTAACTGA
- a CDS encoding MmgE/PrpD family protein, which produces MTFAAESFARFAADLRFEALPEEVKERAKDLFLDTIGIALFGAAAPWSKASRTVITQPGPCAVFGTSLSTSADLAALVNGVAAHAYDYDDVHNESITHPAAALVPAILAVGQAKRAGGKIVLLALVAGYEVVARVGTALVPLRHRLRGFHPTGTCGPFGASLATGFILGLDTERLVCALGIAGSCASGLMEYWADGTMTKRVHAGLAAHHGVLAAFMAAAGFTGPASIFEGRSGLLRAYTDDPTPEKLTEGLGKGYEILNSQIKLYACRSALHTTLEALFQLRKAYAIDVEEIIEITVGHVRRERVSDHPEQPRTILEAQMSLPFTVAVALYEGAAGPSQYSEKKLSDPRILALASRVKPVLSEELLQFVKKDPKSLPSTVEILMRSGKKFFHSVDYPPDGPGNRSGREALIRKFNEMAGEVLGLEKAERVIHSVLCLERLDDVSPLCELLIPEASHAIL; this is translated from the coding sequence GTGACCTTTGCTGCTGAGAGTTTTGCCAGGTTTGCTGCTGACCTCAGATTCGAAGCCCTTCCTGAAGAGGTGAAAGAGAGGGCGAAGGATCTCTTTCTCGACACGATCGGGATTGCCCTCTTCGGTGCGGCAGCCCCGTGGTCGAAAGCCAGCAGGACCGTGATCACACAACCGGGGCCATGCGCGGTCTTCGGGACATCTCTCTCCACCTCTGCCGATTTAGCCGCCTTGGTGAACGGAGTAGCTGCTCATGCCTATGATTACGATGACGTCCATAATGAGTCGATCACCCATCCGGCGGCGGCCTTGGTTCCTGCCATTCTTGCGGTGGGCCAGGCGAAGAGAGCGGGCGGCAAAATCGTTCTGCTGGCCCTTGTTGCAGGCTACGAAGTGGTGGCCAGAGTGGGAACCGCACTGGTGCCATTGCGGCACCGATTGCGGGGCTTCCATCCCACCGGCACATGTGGACCCTTTGGTGCCAGCCTCGCCACCGGGTTCATCCTCGGGTTAGATACCGAACGTCTGGTATGTGCTCTCGGCATTGCAGGGAGCTGTGCCTCAGGACTCATGGAGTATTGGGCGGATGGTACGATGACCAAGCGCGTCCATGCCGGGCTGGCAGCCCATCATGGCGTCCTCGCTGCTTTCATGGCGGCCGCAGGCTTCACCGGGCCAGCCAGCATCTTTGAGGGCCGAAGCGGCCTGCTGAGGGCATACACGGATGACCCCACTCCAGAGAAACTGACCGAAGGGCTGGGTAAGGGGTATGAAATTCTCAACTCGCAAATCAAGCTCTATGCCTGCCGGAGCGCCCTCCATACCACGCTGGAGGCCCTCTTCCAACTGCGTAAAGCATATGCCATCGACGTGGAGGAGATCATTGAGATTACAGTCGGTCATGTGCGTAGAGAGAGGGTATCGGACCACCCAGAACAACCTAGGACAATCCTTGAAGCCCAAATGAGCCTGCCGTTCACCGTTGCCGTGGCACTTTATGAGGGAGCTGCAGGGCCTTCTCAGTATTCGGAGAAGAAGCTTTCCGATCCGCGCATCCTGGCTTTGGCCTCTCGGGTAAAGCCCGTCCTTAGCGAGGAGCTACTTCAATTCGTCAAAAAGGATCCGAAAAGCCTTCCTTCTACGGTAGAGATTCTTATGCGGAGCGGAAAGAAGTTCTTTCATAGCGTGGATTACCCTCCCGATGGACCTGGAAATCGGTCAGGCCGGGAAGCCCTCATACGCAAGTTCAACGAGATGGCAGGAGAAGTGTTAGGGCTGGAGAAGGCGGAGAGAGTGATCCATTCGGTGCTTTGCCTTGAACGGCTGGACGATGTCTCACCCTTATGCGAGTTACTGATCCCTGAGGCCTCTCATGCGATCTTATGA
- a CDS encoding MmgE/PrpD family protein, which translates to MDTRSFKGETLRLASFVSKLQFSDLPGEVVNHIKLCILDTIGCGLFGSALPWGQLMARFVEAQAGVLESSVWGHGVKVPSANAALANGTMVHGFELDDLHKGGIVHPGSTTVTAALAVAEGKRNVSGADLLTAVVAGYELAARVGMSVGVSHLVAGFHPTGTCGTFSAGAAAARVLGVDEMTTANCLGIAGTQGRHKVTVEVRHRNGSLLTETVEHGKGSPRYPLTGDEVRGKFRILAEKARSKNEVEQLVDIIDGLERLADISDLSAILSIGAN; encoded by the coding sequence ATGGATACAAGAAGTTTTAAAGGAGAGACACTTCGCTTGGCTTCCTTTGTGTCGAAACTCCAATTTTCCGACCTACCTGGTGAAGTCGTCAACCACATAAAGTTGTGTATTCTGGACACCATTGGTTGCGGTCTCTTCGGATCAGCCCTTCCTTGGGGTCAACTGATGGCGCGCTTCGTTGAGGCCCAGGCCGGGGTACTGGAATCGAGCGTATGGGGCCATGGGGTTAAGGTGCCTTCCGCCAATGCGGCCCTGGCGAATGGCACGATGGTTCACGGTTTTGAGCTCGATGACCTGCACAAGGGAGGTATTGTCCACCCAGGTAGCACCACCGTTACAGCAGCCCTTGCTGTGGCTGAGGGGAAAAGAAATGTTTCGGGTGCTGACCTACTCACAGCAGTGGTAGCTGGCTATGAGTTAGCCGCCCGGGTGGGCATGAGCGTTGGGGTTTCGCACCTTGTGGCCGGATTCCATCCAACGGGAACCTGCGGCACCTTTAGCGCTGGTGCGGCAGCAGCTCGCGTTCTCGGTGTCGACGAAATGACAACGGCCAACTGTCTTGGCATTGCTGGGACTCAGGGTCGTCACAAGGTTACAGTAGAGGTACGCCACCGCAATGGATCTCTTTTAACCGAGACAGTCGAGCATGGAAAGGGGAGTCCTCGTTATCCGCTCACTGGTGACGAGGTGAGAGGAAAGTTTCGAATTCTGGCTGAAAAGGCTCGCTCCAAGAATGAGGTGGAGCAACTGGTCGATATCATCGATGGTCTAGAACGGCTGGCCGATATATCAGATCTATCAGCTATTCTTAGCATCGGAGCCAATTGA